One stretch of Pseudoalteromonas shioyasakiensis DNA includes these proteins:
- the nusA gene encoding transcription termination/antitermination protein NusA, translating to MAKEILLVAEAVSNEKAVPKEKIFEALEFALATATKKKHDGEIDVRVSIDRKTGDYDTFRRWKIAEVLEDGSLEHPYSEITLEAAQVEDENLQLGDYVEEQIESIKFDRITTQMAKQVIVQKVREAERALVVEEYKDQQGELVTGVVKKATRDAIVLDLGNNAEAVIYRDDMLPRENFRPGDRIRGLLYEVKPEARGAQLFVTRSKPEMLMELFRIEVPEIGEEMIELRAAARDPGSRAKIAVKSNDKRIDPVGACVGMRGARVQAVSTELGGERVDIVLYDDNPAQFVINAMAPAEVASIVMDEDTHSMDIAVEADNLAQAIGRNGQNVRLASQLTGWELNVMTVDDMRAKNEAESDKLINLFTEYLDIDDEFATLLINEGFSTLEEVAYVPASEFLEIDGLDEETVDILRSRAKDALTTKALKTEESLEGAEPAEDLLALEGLERHLAFVMASKGVVTLEDLAEQGIDELVDITELSEEEAGKLIMAARNICWFADE from the coding sequence TCAATCGATCGTAAAACTGGTGATTACGACACGTTCCGTCGCTGGAAAATCGCTGAAGTTCTTGAAGATGGTTCTTTAGAACATCCATACAGCGAAATCACGCTTGAAGCAGCACAAGTTGAAGACGAAAACTTACAACTAGGTGATTACGTCGAAGAACAAATTGAGTCAATCAAGTTCGACCGTATTACGACACAAATGGCAAAGCAAGTTATCGTACAAAAAGTACGTGAAGCTGAGCGTGCTTTAGTTGTTGAAGAATATAAAGATCAACAAGGCGAATTGGTAACTGGTGTTGTTAAAAAAGCAACACGTGATGCAATCGTACTTGACCTTGGTAACAATGCTGAAGCGGTTATCTACCGTGATGATATGTTACCACGTGAGAACTTCCGTCCAGGTGACCGTATCCGTGGTTTACTTTACGAAGTTAAGCCGGAAGCTCGTGGCGCGCAATTATTTGTAACGCGTTCTAAACCTGAAATGCTAATGGAGTTATTCCGCATTGAGGTACCTGAAATTGGCGAAGAGATGATTGAATTACGTGCTGCAGCACGTGATCCAGGTTCTCGTGCAAAAATCGCAGTAAAATCTAACGATAAACGTATCGACCCAGTGGGTGCGTGTGTTGGTATGCGTGGTGCTCGAGTACAAGCTGTTTCAACTGAGCTTGGTGGTGAGCGTGTTGATATCGTTCTTTACGATGATAACCCAGCACAATTCGTTATCAATGCAATGGCGCCAGCAGAAGTTGCGTCAATCGTAATGGACGAAGATACTCATTCAATGGATATTGCTGTTGAAGCAGATAATCTAGCACAAGCAATTGGTCGTAACGGTCAAAATGTTCGTCTTGCTAGCCAGTTAACTGGTTGGGAATTAAACGTAATGACAGTTGATGACATGCGTGCGAAGAACGAAGCTGAATCAGACAAGCTAATTAACTTATTCACTGAATACCTAGATATCGATGATGAGTTTGCAACATTACTTATCAACGAAGGTTTCTCAACACTTGAAGAAGTTGCTTACGTTCCTGCATCGGAATTCCTAGAAATCGACGGTTTAGATGAAGAAACAGTTGATATCTTACGTTCACGTGCAAAAGACGCATTAACAACTAAAGCGCTTAAAACGGAAGAAAGTTTAGAAGGTGCTGAACCTGCAGAAGACCTACTAGCACTTGAGGGCTTAGAGCGTCATCTTGCATTTGTTATGGCAAGCAAAGGTGTAGTAACACTTGAAGACTTAGCTGAGCAAGGTATTGATGAGTTAGTAGACATCACTGAGCTATCAGAAGAAGAAGCTGGTAAGCTAATTATGGCTGCGCGTAACATTTGTTGGTTCGCAGACGAGTAA